One window of Dama dama isolate Ldn47 chromosome 30, ASM3311817v1, whole genome shotgun sequence genomic DNA carries:
- the POGLUT2 gene encoding protein O-glucosyltransferase 2 isoform X2: MYASYKNLKIEVKFQGQHVAKSPYILKGPVYHENCDCPLEDSAAWLREMNCPETFAQIHRDLVHFPTVDPEKIATEIPKRFGQRQSLCHYTLKDNKVYIKTHGEHVGFRIFMDAILLSLTRKVKMPDVEFFVNLGDWPLEKKKSSPHIHPIFSWCGSTDSKDIVMPTYDLTDSVLETMGRVSLDMMSVQANTGPPWESKNSTAVWRGRDSRKERLELVKLSRKHPELIDAAFTNFFFFKHDESLYGPIVKHISFFDFFKHKYQINVDGTVAAYRLPYLLVGDSVVLKQDSIYYEHFYNELQPWKHYIPVKSNLSDLLEKLQWAKDHDEEAKKIAKTGQEFARNNLMGDDIFCYYFKLFQEYASLQVSEPQIREGMVKVEPETDDDLFPCTCHRKKTKDEL; this comes from the exons ATGTACGCCAGCTACAAAAACCTGAAGATAGAAGTCAAATTCCAAGGTCAACATGTGGCCAAATctccatatattttaaaag GGCCGGTTTACCATGAGAACTGTGACTGTCCTTTGGAAGACAGTGCAGCCTGGCTACGGGAGATGAACTGCCCAGAAacctttgctcagattcacagaGATCTGGTGCATTTCCCTACCGTTGACCCGGAAAAGATTGCAACGGAGATCCCAAAAAGATTTGGACAAAGACAGAGCTTGTGTCATTACACCTTGAAGGATAACAAG GTTTATATCAAGACTCACGGCGAACACGTAGGTTTTAGAATTTTCATGGATGCCATACTACTTTCTTTGACTAGAAAA gTGAAGATGCCTGATGTGGAGTTTTTTGTTAATTTGGGAGACTGgcctttggaaaaaaagaaatccagtcCCCACATCCATCCAATCTTTTCCTGGTGCGGCTCCACGGACTCCAAGGATATTGTGATGCCCACCTACGACTTGACAGACTCTGTCCTGGAAACCATGGGCCG AGTCAGTCTGGATATGATGTCAGTGCAGGCCAACACGGGTCCTCCCTGGGAAAGCAAAAACTCCACCGCTGTCTGGAGAGGGCGAGACAGCCGGAAAGAGAGACTTGAGCTGGTTAAGCTGAGCAGGAAGCACCCGGAGCTCATTGACGCTGCTTTCACCAACTTCTTCTTCTTTAAACACGACGAAAGCCTGTATGGTCCCATTGTGAAACACATTTCATTTTTCGATTTCTTCAAG cacaAATATCAGATCAACGTCGATGGCACCGTGGCGGCCTACCGCCTGCCGTATCTGCTGGTCGGTGACAGTGTGGTGCTGAAGCAGGACTCCATCTACTATGAGCACTTTTACAACGAATTACAGCCCTGGAAGCACTACATTCCAGTTAAAAGCAACCTGAGTGATCTCCTGGAAAAACTTCAGTGGGCAAAAGATCACGATGAAGAG GCAAAGAAGATAGCCAAAACAGGACAAGAATTTGCAAGAAATAATCTCATGGGCGATGACATattctgttattattttaaacttttccag GAATATGCCAGTTTACAAGTGAGTGAGCCCCAGATCCGAGAGGGCATGGTGAAGGTAGAACCAGAGACCGACGATGACCTCTTTCcttgcacgtgccacaggaagAAG